The following nucleotide sequence is from Bacteroidota bacterium.
GTGGTTCTGGAAACAATGGGAGCGGCGAGGGCTTGGACAGACCGATCTCGTCGTTACCACTGCCCCTCTGGACGGCGACGTTATCAAAGCGGTGCATGGTACGTTGCCGCCAACGGTTGTTCTAAAGAACATGCCATCCGAAGCCGACATGGACAGCAGGAGTATCGATCTTCGCTCTGCTCTGGGCATCGGGCGTGACAGGGCGCTCCTGGTGTATGTCGGAGGGTTACAACAGGGCAGGGGCTTAGTGACTACTATCGAAGCACTGCAGCAAATCCCTGAGGCGGATCTGGTCTTGATCGGAACGGGAGCATTCACCGATACACTTCGTGAAGCGTCTGCACGAGCAGGATTGGCGAGCAGAACCCATTTCTACGGCCCGGCACATGCTGCGGACGTACTTCCGCTGCTGCGTTCTGCAGATGTCGGTATCTCGCTCATCGAACGGACATCCGGTAGTTACCGGCTCGCATTGCCAAGTAAGGTGTTCGAGTACTTGCATGCGGGGCTTCCGGTGGTATCGAGTCCGTTGGAGCAGGTGCAAATGTGCATCGGTGAGCAACCGTATCTATTCTATGCCGACGAGAACGATCTCGCTGCTGTTGTTCGTGCGATTCGAAACGCGCTCGACGCATCGACAGCAAGCGGAATGCGCGAACGCATCGCATCGGACGCCCGGGCCCACTATACGTTCGAGCATGATGCTGTGACATTGCTCGAACAGATCGAACGAATGACCTCACACGAACCACCCGTCGCGTGATCTATTTCTGGATATTTATACAACAGTCGATCGCCAGTATTACCCACATTGTCGGGCAAGATGCTGCGCGCGCACTGGACCCGGCCACGTTGTTACTGTTTCGTGCGAGCATTGCGTCGATCTCGCTCATGTTACTCGTTGGGGTTCAACAGCGGCGTTGGAATCTCTTTGCGGGCTTGACGCGCAATGAATACGCCCGCCTGCTCGTGCTTGGGTTTCTCAATATTGTCATTAATCAATTCCTCTATTTGGAAGGACTTCGGCTCACCACGCCGGCAAATAGTGCGCTCCTCTACGCTCTGACTCCTGCGATCGTATTTATATTTGCGCTCCGGGCACATTGGGAGCGGATGAACTGGAAGAAGATCGCAGGGATTCTCGTCGCCTTTGTCGGTACTGCAATTTTGATGTTCGAACACGGTGCCTCGTTTGCATCGCAGCATACCCAAGGCGATATTCTGATCTTCGTCGCTGTCCTTGCGTGGTCGTTATTCACCCTGCTGGGAAAACCGTTGATAGTAAAGTATGGGGCACTTCGTGTCACCGCATTACACATGACCGTCGGTGCGATTCTGTATCTGCCGATCGGCTTATGGAATTTTCACGCTCAGGAGGTGCTCACATATTCGAATCAGATCTGGATCGAGATACTCTACCTCGGCCTGTTTGCCTCGTGCGTGAATTACGTCCTGTGGTACTATGCGCTGGGGAAGATGGATACGAGCAAGGTAGCGATTTTCCAGAACCTCCAACCCGTGCTGACAACCGTTCTCGCGCTCGCACTCGGTCGAGCAGAACTTACCGGGGAGTTGCTCGCTGGCGGAGCACTCGCACTTGGCGGAGTGCTCCTGGTTCAATTTGGGTGAGGGTGACCGTTATCGAACGATCGCAATTTTGAATATGCAACGCGTCTGACTGCCCTCAATCACTCCGTGATACACTCCGGCCGGTAGGGAAGATACTTCCATTGCGAGCGTATTTTCTCCGACATTCACCGTCGATTGGTCAGACATACGTATTTGACGACCTGTTTCGTCAAAGAGACGGCACCGGACGACATCACTCGTATGTGCATAGAATTTCACGACGATCACATTTGTCGACGGATTTGGACTGACCTGCACTTCAGTCGCCGCATCAGTCGCTTCCAGCGACACATCTTGCGTGGTAATCACCGTTGCGTACAAATACACCGGAATACGAGATTTTGCCGCATTGGAAATAACGATGATGGAGTCTTTATATGTACCGATCAACGGCGGGTCAAAATGAACGGTCAGATCCTGCGCTTGATTTTGTGCAAGTTCTACATGGTCGTTGATGCCGGACACCGTGAACGGAGGGTGTGGGAAGAGTAAGTTCATGATCAACGTCCGCTGAGTATCCGAGACGTTCTTGATCGTCATGCTCAGTTGGACTTCCGGCGCGCTATGAATTGTAAATGTTCCGAAATCGAGCGATGTGGTGCTGAGGTAAATCTTCGGCAGCAATTCGTCCGCAGAATGGACATGGGCACGCAGGATCACAACGATCCGTCTATTCGCATCGTCGGCATTGCTGTTGATCACGATCGAATCGCGGAAGGTCCCGGTGTCTGTCGGAGCACATTGAACCGTCAGCGACTTCGACGCGCCACTATCGAGCAGGAAATTGCCGAGCCCGACGGTTACGAAGAACGGGGCATGTGCATTGACCACATTCCCGTTGAGTTGCAAACCGGTGTTTGTCACGTTCTTGATCGTCACATTGAGCGGCTTGGACTGCCCGGTGTACACGATGCCATAATCCAGGATGGTGGGCGACACGAGGATGCGTGCAACCGTATCCGGGACAAACCCTGTGCCACTGAGGTAGACGATGATCCGCTGGTGGGCGGAGTCCGAGTTCGTCGTGATCACGAGTGAGTCGGAAAACTGTCCGACAAACAGCGGTTTGAAGGAAAGATAGACCCGCCGCGCGGCGCCCGAATCGAGGCTTGAGACTCCTCCGCCGGAATCCACTGCAAACGGGGAGCCGAGCCCGCCGACCGAATCGGTGAGCGTGAACGCACCGGTACTGGTGTTGGTGATGACAACCGAAAGTTGCTTGCTGTTGCTGACAGCGACCCTCCCGAAATTAAGCGCTACCGGAGTAACGCTGACCTTGGGGATCGAATCGGCTGCCGAAAGCGGGTGCGCAAATCCAATCGAGGCCCCCGCCATGTATAACAATGAGAAAAGTACCAGTCGTGTAGCGAATCGCATAGTGCGGTGTAGTAGCATGATACGATTAAAGTTGTGCGGACGATGGATAGTTCTAAAAATTTCTTTGAAAAAAATTCAAAAGCTTGTCACACGCCCCTTGGGGTCGGGCGTTAGACCAATAGATAACGACGGAATATCTGGATCTGTAATGCTGAGTGCTCACATTGATCGCAGATAGTCATCCGAACGATCAGCCGGGTCATCCGGGCTCGAGGTAGAGGGATGAACGCAGCTATCCGCTTCCGATTTCGTGGCAATGGAAAACGGATAGCAGCGAAACGCTCTCTCTCGGTGGAAATGCTTGCCGTACGTCTGGGGAGTCACATGGTAAGCGCTACTGCCACGAGCCCGTATGGCCCGCCGCGATCGATACGTCTCAAGGAAGAGCGGCCTCGTGCCGCTTTTCTCATTTTCGGACCACAAGCTGCGAACTGCTCACAATCCCAGCATCGGTCCGCAGTTCAACCGTGTAGATGCCCGGGGCGAGGACGAGTCCGTCCGGCATAGTCATTTGATTCGGTCCCAGCTGTCGGAGCGCCCCCTCGAAGACCACCTGACCAAGTACGGTAACGATCTTCGCCTGCACCCCTTTCAGTGGTGAGTCTGAGATAACCCCAAGTGAACCAGACGATGGGTTCGGTACGATCCGAAGCTGCGGAGGAATCCCCCGCAAATAGTCGCGGAGCGTCGGGTGTCCGCATTCGTTTTGATAATTGAACGTGGCACTGATGGTAAACGCCACAGCGTGACAGCCGGTAAAGATCGAATCGTCCCCATTAAAACGTACATCCCGCATCGAGAGGGACGTTTGCTCGGCGGTCGTAAGATACACGCCGAATGTGAACGTTGCTAATGCATTGACAGAATCGATGTGCAGCCCGCTGTCATTTTCAATATGAATGTTGCGGCCATCGCTATCGACGACTGTATTCAACGAGTTGTGGCCTCGGTACTCGAGAAGATCGTTGTTATAGTCGAGTGTGAGATCGACAGCCGAAATATTATCGAGTTCGTGAGGATTTGTTTTCAGCGTTGCAGTCCACAATTGTCCTGCGGTGAGCGGCGTAGGGTCGGTCTCAAGCCAGAAATGCACTTGTTTTGGGTATCGGATGCCCATGATACAGGGGACCGGCGGAATGGCCGAATCCGAGTTTGTTCGAAAACTCGCCACCGATCGGTTGTCAGCCGGGTGACCGTTCGTATCCGGCTCGGAAATGATTTCGAGTTCTGTTACACTTCCTGGCAGAAGCGTCAACGGAAGCGGAGTCAGCACTCGGAAGGATGACGATGACCAGTCCACACCCGAAATGACGACAGAATCGCAGCTCGGATTTCGAAGGGTGACTCGTTTGACCTGCTGTTCGCACACCCAGGATGTATCGAACGTTAGGGTGCCGACGGAATCGAGCGTTAGGCGACGCACGGCACGAAGCGAAGCAGCGGTCAGTGGAATCGAGATGGACCCGCCCGAATCGAGCGGGACGGTAATCACAGCGAATTTCAAACCGACCGAATTCGGCACGAACGATACAGTAAGCACAATGGAATCTCCGGGAGCGATCGATTTTGTGCCTTGTGTTTGCAACACGAAGTCAGAATCTCCTGAAAGAGTGATCGCGCCGAGCGAGAGAGAATCGCAACCGGTACTGTAGACCGTGATCGTGCGTGCCTGGCTCTCACACAAATGCAGCGTATCGAATTGTAGCATCGACGCGGAGAGAGAATCTGCAGAGACTCCCGGGAAGCCGACGGCCATGACAGTGAGGAGAGTGTCGAACGTCACTGTAGCGGTCGGTTCGTAAAAACTCAAATGCGCCATCGCCTGAGTGGATACCGGTCCTCGAACAGTGGGAGTAAATCGAATTCGTAATCGGATACTGTCACCGCTTTGTACCTGAACCGGCAGTTGATTCGGGAATACGGTAAACGGCGCTGCCAGCGTAAGCGAATCAACGGAAATTGTTCGGCACGTTGGGTTAGTCAACACGATCGAGCCATCGGCTACCTCACACAGAGGCGAGCGCAACGTATCGGTTGCGGCAACAATAGCACGCTCATCCGGGAGAACATTTGCAACGATCGGGATCGTGAATGTTCCAATACTCGTATATATCACCAATGAGGCCTTTTTTGTCCCAGATTTCAACGGGTGAAAATTGACGGCAATGCCTTTTGGCCCGTCGGTTGATTTGAGTCGCAACTTGCGAATACCTGAAATACTCACTTCAAGGGAAGTCAGCGAGTCGCTCAGGAGTATCGTGCTGTCGATCATCAGTGGCAGGCACCCAATCGCAGAGAGGCTGATCGTATCAAGCCCCCCGGCACCGCAGAGCGATTGCGTTGCGAAGCGGAGCGAGTCTTTGTGATCGATTACTAATTCCGTCGGATGTGCAGTAACGACAATGACGAGTGGGAAAGTAGTGTCGACCCCAGTCCAGTCGGATGCGCAATAGTGCAGATGAATTGTCGCCTGGTACGTCCCCGGCGTTGTCGGAACGATGGAGAGATACGATGTGTCCGGGGCACCGGTATGGATGATCTTATTCGGCGTGATTATCGTTTTCGTGGAGCCTCCTGCAAAATTATCGAGCGTGAGACTTTGGATACGCATGTAGTCACAGGCCGAGAAGAACGTCTGTATCCGTAGGAGCGCCGAATCGCATGCATCGATCACGAGGGTGTCGCCCACATTCGAGTAAATACGAGCATCGCTCAGCAAGGGGGTGACGACGCTTCGGTCGGTGAATTTCCAGATCGTATCGCTGTCATACCAGGTGTCGATTGCATAACACACGCTTCCGCGCGTGGTTACCCCGCAGATCGGGACGTCATCGCGTTGGTCGGTCCCTGCGCTCGGTCCGCCGATGGGCGTCCAACTTGCGCCGAGATCGGTCGAACGCAGCACTCCGCCGGGGTATGTATTGCCTTTCATCTGCGTATACGCGATACATGCATCGCCCCAGAGGCCGTCGTCAAGTCCGAATCGCTGTGCCGGTCCGAGGACTGTGTTCCACGTTGCGCCGCCATCGGTCGAGCGCTGAATCCTCGATGCCCCGGGTCGCGGAAGCGTGTCGTCTCCGCCGGCTCTTATGTAAATGAGTGAAAACGGGAATGCATAGCCGTAGTCTGCTTCGATCGCATTTTGCGAGACATTCCAGGATAGCCCTCCGTCGGTAGAGTACAGACCGGGCACGAGTCCCCGGCTCGAACTACCACCCCAGATCGCGATGCTCTTATCAAGATTTCCGGTAATGCATTCTCCGGCAGTCAGCACCGATCTCGACCAGTTCTGAGCATGGTCGGCACTGATGCGCCCGCGACAATCGAAGAAGATGTCGTTGAGAATATATAATGGCTGGTCACGATAGACCGTAGGGTTCCAGAGCGTGCGCCAGGTCGTTCCGCTGTCCGTGCTTTCGTAGGTGCCGTAGAGGAAAATATTCGCCGGGGTATGGAAATAGCATTGTCCCATTCCGAGCATGGGAGCCGGGGTGCGGATCTGCTTCCAGTTCTTGCCGCCGTCGGTGGTGCGGAATACCTGATTGTTGGCAAGGGTAACGAATCCGTACTGTTCGTTGAGAAATGCGGCACCGACAGGGGTGCTGGAATTCAGTGAGGTAATGAACGGTTGCCACGCCGGTTGCGCTGAGGCGATCGACGTGCTCAGGATAACGAACACAGATACGACGAGCGAACGTATCTTCATTCTGTGTGGGATACTGGGTACTTGTGCGGTTTCACACAACCTCGGGGGAGTCAAATATACTACAATTGTATCCTCCGATCAATTTCCGGCCTCCGGCCATTTCCCGGGACGTACTATCGTAACTTTGCACCGTATTATCGATCATAACCCCGATGGAGCTGAAAATCAAACGTTTATACCCCGACAGAGATACAGATATTCCCTTGCCGTCATACGCGACGGAACATTCGAGCGGCCTCGACCTGCGTGCATCCGAAGACGTTGAGCTTACGAGCGGCGCATGGACACTGGTGCCGACCGGCCTTGCGATCGAAATACCCGAAGGGTTCGAAGGACAAGTTCGCCCGCGTTCGGGGCTGGCAGCCAAGCATGGTGTCACGTGCCTGAATACTCCCGGCACGATCGACGCCGATTACCGCGGAGAGGTACGAGTGATCCTGATCAATCTCGGCCCTGATTCCGTTCGCTTTTCTCGGGGCGAGCGCATCGCGCAGCTTATCATATCGCGCTATGAACGCGTTGAAGTCGTCACTGCGGATACTCTGACCGATTCGGAGCGCGGGAGCGGGGGCTTCGGCCACACAGGGGTACACTAACGCCCTTCGGGCCTGCGTAACACTTCTTTCGTAATTTGCGAAGCATACCAAGAGATGCGATATCATGTCAAATAAAGTTATTACGATCGAGCGTCACATTATCGAAGAAGAGCGCTCGTCGAACGGTGCGACCGGCGATTTTTCCGGATTGTTGCGCGACCTGACCCTTGCGATCAAGATCATTCACCGCGAGGTGATCCGAGCTGGGCTTGTCGATATTCTTGGCGCGACCGGGCAGGAGAATGTTCAAGGCGAGATCGTGCAGAAGCTTGACGAATATGCAAACGACGTGATCTTCCGTGCAATGGATCACGGCGGACATCTCTGTGCAATGGCAAGCGAAGAGAATGAGGACTTGCTGAAGATACCGGCCGAATATCCGAAAGGGAAATATGTATTGTTGTTCGACCCGCTCGACGGTTCGTCGAACATCGACGCAAACGTATCGATCGGGACCATCTTCTCGATCCATCGCCGGGTGACCGAGTCGGGCGACGGGACCGAAGCCGACGCACTGCAACAAGGCTATAAGCAGGTTGCGGCGGGATATACGATTTATGGCCCGTCCACGATGCTGGTCTACACAGCGGGGCGGGGAGTGTTCGGGTTTACGCTCGACCCATCGGTCGGCGAGTTCTTACTTTCCCATCCGAACATCCGCATCCCCGAGCACAAAGGAATTTACTCCGTGAACGAGGGCAACTACAACAAATGGTCGCCCGAGATGCGACGCTACATCGACTGGTGCAAACAAGACGATCCTGAGAGGAATAAGAAGGCGTACAGTCTGCGCTATATCGGCTCGATGGTCGCCGATGTGCATCGTACGCTTCTCTATGGTGGTGTATTCCTCTACCCTGCGGATGTCAAGAGCAAAAAAGGCAAGCTACGCCTGCTCTACGAGGCAAACCCGATGTCGTTCATCGTCGAGCAAGCTGGCGGCCGTGCAACCGATGGAATGGGAAAGCGACTACTTGAGATCGAACCGAACGAATTGCACCAGCGGACGCCGCTTGTCGTCGGTAGTCCCAAGAATGTCGAAGAGGTCGAGTCATTCCTCCAAGGTACACGCTGAAACCGAGAACCTGTGAATAGTCTCCGTTCCAGCCATATCCATCCGCTGACCTCTCCGCTGCCGATCGTGCTCGGGGTGACGGGTCATCGCGATCTGCGTACACAGGATATTCCGCAGCTCAAGCATAGCGTCCAGACCATCTTCCGTGAGCTGCTGGCAAACTACCCCTCAACTCCGCTGACGATGCTCTCATCACTTGCCGAGGGAGCGGATCGACTCGTCGCCGATGTGGCGCTCGAGATGGGTATCGATCTCGTTTGTCCGTTGCCGTTGCCCCCGGAATTATATCGAAGCGATTTTGTGACCGAAGAATCGCGTGCAGAGTTCGACCGGTTGCTTCGCGCAGCGAAGAGCTGGTTCACCCTGCCGCTCGTCGAAGGAGTCACCAATGAGGATATTAAGACGCATGGTCGCCCGCGTGATCTGCAATATGCACAGGTCGGTGCATATCACGCACAGCATAGTCAGATACTGATCGCGCTCTGGGACGGGCTCGTGCTCGACAGCGTCGGTGGGACGGGGAAGGTCGTACACTACAAGCTCGACGGAGTGCCGAAGATATTCGGGAAGACTCAAAGTCCGCTCGATCCAGTCGAGACCGGTCCGGTTTATCATGTGCTTACCCCGCGCGAGTCGAACGCTGACATCAAGGATGCGCCATTCACGGTAAAAAAGTATTTCCCTCGTGGTTATGGTGAAGATCAGGAAGCGCGGACTGCATTCGACCGCATTTTCCAGCAAATAGATCGTTTCAATTCCGATACCGAGCGATATACGCTTCATCTGCAGCAACACAAACCGCAAAGCGAAGCGTGGCTGCTGGGTGAGCAATCGAAAGAAGAACTATCCGAAGAACTGCGTTCGATCGTCGATCACTACAGTACTGCCGATACACTAGCAACCTACTTCCAACGATACACCCGCAGAGCGTTCGTGGGGATATTCTCGTTCGTGTTCTGTGCAGCAGCTTTCTTCGATCTCTACGCGCACCTCTTTCACGACGAACCGCTGGTATTGGCAGGATACCTGTGTGCATTGATGCTTGCGTTTATTTGGTACGTGTTCGCAAAACGGCGTCACTATCAGACGAAGTATCTCGATTATCGCGCGCTTGCCGAAGGATTGCGCGTGCAGTTCTTCTGGAGAGTTGCCGGGCTGAGGCAGACCGCCGGCGACTACTACATTCGAAAGCAAAAGAGCGAGCTCGACTGGATCCGTTTTGCCATGCGGACGGCAGCAATCCCGCTCAACGCCGATTCCGATGCGATGGACCCGGGCGATACCGCAAAACTGCGAACGCGACTCGAGCGAGTTTTGCATTCGTGGGTCGAGGATCAGGCGAAATACTATCCAAAGGCGCTAAAGCGTGATCATCACCGGCTTCACCGTTTGGAGCGGACGATCAACATATTGTTCTACGTAGGCGTCATACTTGCGGTTATTCAACTCTTGCTTGAGATACCGCACGAACTCAAAGATTATGTAGTGGTCGCAACCGGGCTGGCCCCCATTACTGCTGCATTACTCGGTGGCTATATCGAACGCAATGCACTGATCGGACATATTAAACAGTACGAACGGATGGGGGTGATGTTCG
It contains:
- a CDS encoding glycosyltransferase, with amino-acid sequence MADGGARKSIRFLFVGDPRFDRRIRNLVSLFVRAGWRIELFYGSVTPTEGTLDGVSAMVHIKPSAPSGPRFFFSYDRLLTTYLRNAPPVDVTVVSDLFGLRAAARTKPGKSLLVYDAREVYTQLPAVEGSQLKQWFWKQWERRGLGQTDLVVTTAPLDGDVIKAVHGTLPPTVVLKNMPSEADMDSRSIDLRSALGIGRDRALLVYVGGLQQGRGLVTTIEALQQIPEADLVLIGTGAFTDTLREASARAGLASRTHFYGPAHAADVLPLLRSADVGISLIERTSGSYRLALPSKVFEYLHAGLPVVSSPLEQVQMCIGEQPYLFYADENDLAAVVRAIRNALDASTASGMRERIASDARAHYTFEHDAVTLLEQIERMTSHEPPVA
- a CDS encoding EamA family transporter, with product MIYFWIFIQQSIASITHIVGQDAARALDPATLLLFRASIASISLMLLVGVQQRRWNLFAGLTRNEYARLLVLGFLNIVINQFLYLEGLRLTTPANSALLYALTPAIVFIFALRAHWERMNWKKIAGILVAFVGTAILMFEHGASFASQHTQGDILIFVAVLAWSLFTLLGKPLIVKYGALRVTALHMTVGAILYLPIGLWNFHAQEVLTYSNQIWIEILYLGLFASCVNYVLWYYALGKMDTSKVAIFQNLQPVLTTVLALALGRAELTGELLAGGALALGGVLLVQFG
- a CDS encoding choice-of-anchor D domain-containing protein; the protein is MRFATRLVLFSLLYMAGASIGFAHPLSAADSIPKVSVTPVALNFGRVAVSNSKQLSVVITNTSTGAFTLTDSVGGLGSPFAVDSGGGVSSLDSGAARRVYLSFKPLFVGQFSDSLVITTNSDSAHQRIIVYLSGTGFVPDTVARILVSPTILDYGIVYTGQSKPLNVTIKNVTNTGLQLNGNVVNAHAPFFVTVGLGNFLLDSGASKSLTVQCAPTDTGTFRDSIVINSNADDANRRIVVILRAHVHSADELLPKIYLSTTSLDFGTFTIHSAPEVQLSMTIKNVSDTQRTLIMNLLFPHPPFTVSGINDHVELAQNQAQDLTVHFDPPLIGTYKDSIIVISNAAKSRIPVYLYATVITTQDVSLEATDAATEVQVSPNPSTNVIVVKFYAHTSDVVRCRLFDETGRQIRMSDQSTVNVGENTLAMEVSSLPAGVYHGVIEGSQTRCIFKIAIVR
- a CDS encoding choice-of-anchor D domain-containing protein; this translates as MKIRSLVVSVFVILSTSIASAQPAWQPFITSLNSSTPVGAAFLNEQYGFVTLANNQVFRTTDGGKNWKQIRTPAPMLGMGQCYFHTPANIFLYGTYESTDSGTTWRTLWNPTVYRDQPLYILNDIFFDCRGRISADHAQNWSRSVLTAGECITGNLDKSIAIWGGSSSRGLVPGLYSTDGGLSWNVSQNAIEADYGYAFPFSLIYIRAGGDDTLPRPGASRIQRSTDGGATWNTVLGPAQRFGLDDGLWGDACIAYTQMKGNTYPGGVLRSTDLGASWTPIGGPSAGTDQRDDVPICGVTTRGSVCYAIDTWYDSDTIWKFTDRSVVTPLLSDARIYSNVGDTLVIDACDSALLRIQTFFSACDYMRIQSLTLDNFAGGSTKTIITPNKIIHTGAPDTSYLSIVPTTPGTYQATIHLHYCASDWTGVDTTFPLVIVVTAHPTELVIDHKDSLRFATQSLCGAGGLDTISLSAIGCLPLMIDSTILLSDSLTSLEVSISGIRKLRLKSTDGPKGIAVNFHPLKSGTKKASLVIYTSIGTFTIPIVANVLPDERAIVAATDTLRSPLCEVADGSIVLTNPTCRTISVDSLTLAAPFTVFPNQLPVQVQSGDSIRLRIRFTPTVRGPVSTQAMAHLSFYEPTATVTFDTLLTVMAVGFPGVSADSLSASMLQFDTLHLCESQARTITVYSTGCDSLSLGAITLSGDSDFVLQTQGTKSIAPGDSIVLTVSFVPNSVGLKFAVITVPLDSGGSISIPLTAASLRAVRRLTLDSVGTLTFDTSWVCEQQVKRVTLRNPSCDSVVISGVDWSSSSFRVLTPLPLTLLPGSVTELEIISEPDTNGHPADNRSVASFRTNSDSAIPPVPCIMGIRYPKQVHFWLETDPTPLTAGQLWTATLKTNPHELDNISAVDLTLDYNNDLLEYRGHNSLNTVVDSDGRNIHIENDSGLHIDSVNALATFTFGVYLTTAEQTSLSMRDVRFNGDDSIFTGCHAVAFTISATFNYQNECGHPTLRDYLRGIPPQLRIVPNPSSGSLGVISDSPLKGVQAKIVTVLGQVVFEGALRQLGPNQMTMPDGLVLAPGIYTVELRTDAGIVSSSQLVVRK
- the dut gene encoding dUTP diphosphatase, whose translation is MITPMELKIKRLYPDRDTDIPLPSYATEHSSGLDLRASEDVELTSGAWTLVPTGLAIEIPEGFEGQVRPRSGLAAKHGVTCLNTPGTIDADYRGEVRVILINLGPDSVRFSRGERIAQLIISRYERVEVVTADTLTDSERGSGGFGHTGVH
- the fbp gene encoding class 1 fructose-bisphosphatase, translated to MSNKVITIERHIIEEERSSNGATGDFSGLLRDLTLAIKIIHREVIRAGLVDILGATGQENVQGEIVQKLDEYANDVIFRAMDHGGHLCAMASEENEDLLKIPAEYPKGKYVLLFDPLDGSSNIDANVSIGTIFSIHRRVTESGDGTEADALQQGYKQVAAGYTIYGPSTMLVYTAGRGVFGFTLDPSVGEFLLSHPNIRIPEHKGIYSVNEGNYNKWSPEMRRYIDWCKQDDPERNKKAYSLRYIGSMVADVHRTLLYGGVFLYPADVKSKKGKLRLLYEANPMSFIVEQAGGRATDGMGKRLLEIEPNELHQRTPLVVGSPKNVEEVESFLQGTR